A window of Aquificaceae bacterium genomic DNA:
TGTGGTATGAACCTGGAAGAGGTCAAGCCAGGGCAGGAAGTGGTAATACTTGGTCTCAGCGGTAAGGAAGAGGTCCTGGAAAAGGTGAAAGCCATGGGCCTCAGGAAGGGCAGAAGGATATCCCTTCTGCAGAAAACTGGAAGAAACCTTCTTCTAAAGGTGGACAACTCAAGAATAGTCATAAGTAGAGACCTGGCAAAGGGTATAGAAGTTCAATGAAAAGCATAAGGGTGGCCCTTGCGGGCAATCCCAACGTAGGAAAGACGAGCATTCTTAACCATCTTGCAGGCACAAGCCTCAAGGTGGGCAACTGGCCAGGGGTAACCGTTGAAAAAAGAGAGGGAAAGGTAAGGTTCTGGGATTACGAGATAAGCCTTGTGGACCTTCCCGGCATATACACCCTTGAGCCCATCTCAGAGGACGAATGGGTGGCATACAATTACATAAGACAGGAAAAACCAGACCTGATACTCAATATCATAGAAACCCCCAACATGGAAAGAGACCTGCTCCTGACGGTAGAGCTCCTTGAGCATGAAATTCCCCTTATCATCGTCCTCAACATGACAGACGAAGCCCAGAAACTGGGCATAGAGGTAAATGACCGGTGGCTCTCTGAACTGCTCGGGGTGAGAGTTCTCAGAACCAACGGAAGGACTGGTGAGGGCGTAAAAGCTCTGCTTCCCAACATAGTGGAGGTTTTCAGCTTAAAGGAGAGACCAAAAGTCATAAGATACAGCAAAGAGCTGGAGGAGTTCCTCCAGAAAGTCAGAGAAAGGGAAGACGAAACAAAGGCAGAGCTAATAAGGAAACTCCTCCAGAGAGAAGACTTTAAGGAGCTAAGGGAAAGTATAAAAAGGGCCCTGGGAAAAGAAGTTCATGACCTGATAAAGGATGAAAGGTATGCAATGGCCCATGGGCTCTACAGAGAAGTGATTGAAAAAAAGCTCCTTACCGCAAGGGACATAACAGACTCTCTGGATAAGGTGCTCTTGCATCCAGTTTTTGGTATCCCCATCTTCCTCCTGCTTATGTTTCTTCTCTTTAAGGTTTCCTTTGATTTTTCTGCGCCCTTCATGGACTGGGTGGATGGCTTTGTAAATGGTTTTGTTGCCCCTCTGGTCTCTGCGGGCATGGCAGCCCTTGGGGTAAGCGAATGGCTTCAGAAACTCTTTTCTGAAGCGGTGGTGGGTGGAGTGGGCTTCGTTCTTACCTTTGTTCCCCTCATTGCCGTCATATACTTCCTGCTGGCGCTGATGGAGTTTTCTGGATACCTTCCCAGAGTTGCCTTTCTTATGGACAGGTTCATGCACAGGCTGGGGCTTCATGGGAAAAGCCTTGTCCCCCTTCTTCTGGGCTTTGGTTGTAATGTGCCTGCCATAGTTGCCACCAAGGCACTTGAGACAAAAAGGGACAAACTGCTGGTAATAGCCATGATACCCTTCATGAGCTGTCCAGCAAGGCTTGTGGTCTTCTCCTTTTTTGCAGTGCTCTTTTTCAAGAACCCGGCCACTGTTATATTTTTCCTCTACCTTCTTGGTGTTCTGGTTGCTCTTATAACCGCCTTCCTGCTGAGAAAGACCTTCTTTAAAGGGAGCCTATACCATTTTGTCATGGAGCTGCCGCCTTACAGACTTCCCACTTTCAGGCTTCTATTCAGGATTGTGTGGGTCTATGTGAGGGATTTTCTCTACAGAGCCGGCACTCTCATATTTGCGGCGTCAGTTTTTATATGGCTTCTCCTCAACCTTCCCCCAGGTGTTAAAAACCCCTCCGAAAGCCTTGCTGCGCAGGCAGGCAAAACCATAGCACCCCTCTTCAAACCACTGGGCCTTGAGGACTGGAGGATTGCCACCTCCCTGATACCTGCCTTTCTCGCCAGAGAGATAGTGCTCAGTTCCATGGGCACCATATATTCTGCAGAGGCGGAGAAGGAAGAGAAGGAGTTTATCCTCTCGGAGGCTCTGAAAGAGCAGACTATCGGGCTTGGAAATGCCTTCAGGGATGCAGTTCTTAATGTGTTCAAACCTGTGCCAAAAGCCTTTGAGGTAGAGGAGGAAGGAACGGACAGTCTGAGGGCTCTAATAGCAAAAAGCCTATCTCCCGCATCCGCCCTTGCTTTCATGGTTTTCCTGCTTCTTTATACCTCATGCCTCGGCACAGTTGCTGTCATGTGGAGGGAAGCCGGAAAGGGGTTTGCCCTTCTCTTTCTCCTTTACAGCCTCATAGCTGGCTGGTTTTTTGGCTTCCTCGCATACAGACTGGGGGGCATGCTGTGGAGTATCTGACGGTCCTTCTGATTACTGCCCTTCTCTCATATCTCTGGTGGAGAAGGTGGAGGAAAAACAGAGGCTGCTGCCAATGACCTTGCGGTTATAATTTTAATGCTATGATAGAATGGCTTGTGAAAAAACTTCTGGGCACAAAGAGCGAGCGCGAGGTAAAGAGGTTAAAGAAGGTCGTTCAGAGGATAAGACACAGAGAAGAAGAGCTGGATGAGCTTTCGAACAGGGAGCTCAGGCTTATGGCCCATGAACTTCGCCAGAGAATTCTGCAGGATGAAGACATAAAGCAAAAGATAATGGAGGGGAAAATAACAGAAGAGGTAGAGCTTGCCTTTGCCCTTGTGAGAGAAGCAGGAAAGAGGACTCTGGGTCTGAGGTTCTTTGATGTGCAGCTGATAGGTGGTCTTGTGCTTCATGAGGGTAAGATTGCAGAGATGAAAACCGGTGAGGGCAAGACCCTTGTGGCTACCTCTGCAGTTGCAGCAAATGCCATGACAGAAGAGGGTGTGCACGTGGTTACTGTCAACGACTACCTGGCCAGAAGGGATGCCCAGTGGATGGGGCCCATCTATCTCTTTCTCGGCCTTGATGTGGGTGTTATAAACTCCGATTATAGCTCCTACAGAGTCCAGTGGGCAGACCCAGAGCTTGCAGACAGGGCAGTGGAAGAAGACTGGAGGGTGTGGCCAAAGGGCTACTTTGAGGAAACTCTGCCCTCAGAGCTTATAAGTGTTCAGGCAAAGAAGGCCTTCTACACCAAGCTGGTGCCCTGCACCAGAAGGGAGGCTTACCAGTGCAGCATAACCTACGGCACCAACAACGAGTTTGGCTTTGACTACCTGAGGGACAACATGGCCTTCTCAGCAGAAGAAATAGTTCAGGTAAGAGGTCACAACTTTGCCATAGTGGACGAGGTGGACTCCATACTCATAGATGAGGCAAGGACGCCCCTTATAATATCTGGTCCTGCGGAGATGGACACTTCCGTCTATTACAGGGCGGATGAGGTGGTGAGAAAACTGGTAAAGGATGAAGACTTCACGGTAGATGAAAAGAACAGAACCGTGCAGCTTACAGAGCAGGGCATAAGGAAGGTGGAGGAGCTTCTTGGAATAGAAAACCTCTACGACATAAGGCATATAGACCTTCTTCATGCGGTAAATCAGGCTCTCAGGGCTCACAGCCTTTTCAAGAAGGACGTGCACTACATAGTGAGGGATGGCGAGATTCTTATAGTGGATGAGTTCACCGGAAGGGTGCTTCCGGGCAGGCGCTGGAGTGATGGTCTACATCAGGCAATAGAGGTAAAGGAAGGCGTTCCCATACAGAAAGAAAACCAGACACTTGCCAGCATAACCTTCCAGAACTACTTCAAGCTCTACAGGAAGCTCTCAGGTATGACAGGCACCGCAGAAACAGAGGCACTGGAGTTTAAAGAAATATACGGTCTTGAGGTGGTGGTTGTCCCAACCCACAGACCCATGAGGAGAAAGGACCATCCCGATATGGTTTTCAAGACAAAGGGAGAAAAATGGCAGGCTGTGGTGGATTTAATCAAGGAAGAGCATGCAAAGGGCAGACCAATACTGGTAGGAACCGTCTCCATAGAAGATTCTGAACATCTCTCAAGGCTTTTACAAAAAGAAAAGATTCCTCACAATGTGCTAAATGCCAAACAGCATGAGAGGGAGGCAGAGATAATCGCTCAGGCGGGAAGACTGGGCGCAGTTACCATCTCCACCAATATGGCAGGAAGGGGAACGGACATACTTCTTGGCGGAAACCCTGAATATCTTGCAAAAGAGATGCTAAGGGCGAAGGGCAAGGCTATAGAGGAGGCAACAGAGGAAGAGTGGAAGGAAGCACTGGAAAAGGCATACAGGATAACGGAGGAGGAGAAGAAAAGGGTGGTGGAGCTGGGAGGTTTGCTTGTCATAGGCACGGAAAGGCACGAATCAAGGCGTATAGACAACCAGCTCAGGGGAAGGGCTGGAAGACAGGGGGACCCAGGAGAGTCCCGCTTTGTGCTTTCCCTTGAAGATGACCTCATGAGGATATTTGGCGGAGACCGGGTTAAAAAGCTTATGGAGCTTCTAAAAATTCCTGAGGGAGAGCCCATAGAGAGCGGTATGGTAACAAAAGCAATACAGAACGCCCAGAAGAGAGTGGAAGCCCAGAACTTCCAGATTAGAAAGAGACTTCTTGAGTATGACCTGGTTATGAACACCCAGAGGCTTACGGTATATTCCATAAGGAGAGACCTTCTTGAATCTAGGGGCCTGGAGGAATACCTTCAGGAGTTTGTTCAGGACCTTGTAGCCCAGAAGGTGGAAGAACTCATAAAAGAGGAAGAGCCAGAGCTCTGGGAACTGGAGCCCCTCAGAGACTACCTGAGAGAGCTCACCGGAAGAGAGGTGGAAGTGCCTCCAGCAAGAGACAGGGAAGACCTCGTAAACCAGCTTTCCCAGAGAGTTCTTGAGATTATATTCGGAAGAAAGCAAGAGCTGGGTGAAGATATCTTCAGAGAGCTTGCAAAAATCGTCATGCTCTCCAACCTTGACCATCTCTGGAGGGAGCACCTGCATACCATGGACAGGCTCAGAGAGAGCATATACCTGAGGGGCTACGCCTCGAAGGACCCACTGGTGGAATACAAGAAGGAAGCCTTCTACCTTTTTGAGGATATGCTCTCAAGGTTCAGAGAGAGGACCCTCTCAGACATAATGCACATGCAGGTCAGAACACAGGAAGAAGTGGAAGAAGAGCTCAAAAAAGAGGAACAGGAAAGGGAAAAGCTTCTGAGCATGGCAGTTTTTAGTGGAGCCGAAGGCAAGTCTGACCAGAGCCAGAAAGGTCCAAAGAGAAAAACTCTCAAGGAGCGTCTTCAGGCAAGGAGGAAGAGATAGTCTTCAGCCTTCTGTAGGCTTCAAGTATTTGCATGAAGGGTATGTTTCCTTCTCTCACACATCTGAGACCCCCTGGATGCAGGAACCTGACAATGGTAGAAGGTTTCCCCTCTATCTTTCCACCGTCCACATACAGGTCCACCTTATCACCAAAGTAATCCATAGCTTCCTCAACCCTTACCGCCGGCCTCATACCCTCGGGGTTGGCGCTCGGAGCTACAAGAGCCTGGTCTATTAAGGAGAACAGACCAGAGACATAACTGTTTGGCCTGGGTAATCTTACCGCAAGACTCTTTCTCCCTCTTGTCAGATAGAGGGGTATGGAGTTTTTCTTGTAAAAGAGAAAGGTGGCGTTAAACTCCTTCATAAGACGCAGGTGTATCCTTCCATGCCTGAGCTTGAGGTAATCAAGCCAGCAAGTATCGGGTATTAGAAGGAGGAAAGGTCTTCCAGAGGGTCTTCTGAAGGAATAGAGCCTCTCCACCGCCTTCCTGTTCAGAGCAACCGCCAGCAGACCGTATATGGTATCCGTGGGAAAGCATACTATACCACCACCTGCGAGGACTTCAGCGGTTTCTGAGAAAGCTTCCTGGTTCAGTGGCAACACCCTCATACCTGTATGAACTCCGCAACCCTTTCCAAATCTGGCGGAAGGGTTACCGGCTGTTCGCAGACCTTTATGGCAGTGTCGGGGTCTTTGAGACCGTTTCCCGTAAGGGTGCAGACCACCACCTCACCACCCCTGAAAAATCCCTCTCTTGTAAGCTTTATAAGCCCTGCAACAGAGGCGGCAGAAGCAGGCTCGCAGAATATGCCCTCCCTCGAGGCCGTCAGCTTGTAGGCATGAAGTATTTCCTCATCACTGACCGCATCTATCAATCCGCCAGATTCACGAACCGCCTGAAGGGCTGGTTGCCAGCTGTAAGGGTTTCCTATCCTTATGGCGGTTGCTATGGTCTGTGGGTTCTTTATGGGGTAGCCCTTTACTATGGGCGCAGAGCCTTCCGCCTGCCAGCCCATCATCCTTGGCAGCTCCGTAATCTTCCCTGCTTTGTGGTATTCCTTATATCCTTTCCAGTAGGCGGTTATGTTGCCCGCATTTCCCACAGGGATGAAGTGATAGTCCGGAGCCCTGCCAAGGGCATCGCACACTTCAAAGGCTCCCGTTTTCTGCCCCTCTATCCTGAAGGGATTTACAGAGTTGACGATTTCCACTGGCAATAGCTCCCCTATTTTTCTTACTATATAGAGGGCATCGTCAAAGTTTCCCTGAATGGCTATAACCCTCGCACCATATATAACGGCCTGAGAGAGTTTTCCAAGGGCAACTGCACCCTTAGGAAGTAATACAAAGGCTTTCAGACCTGCCTTTGCAGCGTAGGCAGCTGCTGAAGCTGAGGTGTTGCCCGTTGAGGCGCATATAACAGCTCTTTTCCCGGCCTCCACAGCCTTTGAGATGGCAACGGTCATCCCCCTGTCCTTGAAAGAACCCGTGGGATTTAGGCCCTCATACTTTAGGAATATCTCCCCCCTGAAGCCAATAGCTTTTGCAAGGTTTTCTGCATGAATTAACGGAGTATTTCCCTCGCACAGTGTTATCACGGGCGTGCTTTCACCTACGGGCAGGAACTCCCTGTATCTGTGTATTATGCCTCGCCAGTAGCTCATAACTCTGAGGGAAATATTATAATTTAATACCTGCAGGGGGTGTGGCGGAACTGGCAGACGCAGCGGACTTAAAATCCGCCGGCCCAAAGCCGTGAGGGTTCGAGTCCCTCCACCCCCACACAGGACCATGATACTGAGCGACAAAAGCATAAAGGAGCTCATAAGAGAAGGCAGGTTAATGGTAGAGCCCTACAGGGAGGAGAACGTGCAGGCATCCTCTGTGGACCTTACTCTGGGTGGGGAGGTACTTTTCTACAGGTCAGAATGCATAGACCTCAGGAGCCCACACATACCCGTGGAAAAGCTGAGCATTCCTGAAGAGGGCTTTCTCATACCCCCAAAGGCTTTTCTGCTCGCCACCACAGAAGAATACATTAAACTTCCCGAGGACATAACTGCCTTCGTGGAGGGCAGGTCTTCTCTTGGCAGGCTTGGGCTCTTTATAGAGAATGCAGGCTGGGTGGACGCAGGTTTTGAAGGACAGATAACCCTTGAGCTATACAACGCCAACAACTGTCCCATACGCATATACAGGGGCGTTCGTATATGCCAGATTGTGCTTGCGAGGCTAGACCAGAGAGCAGAGAAACCTTACAGGGGCAAGTATCAGGGGCAGAAGGGTGCTACCCCTTCAAGGGTTTATATGGATTTTTATTCATAAAGCTGGTCAATGGGCTTCCTGCCCGCAAAGCCTTCATCTAGCTCGTGCCAGAACATGAGGGTATCCTCATCCTCCTTCCAGCAGAGCCATATGTAGCGGTTCTGATGAAAAGACAGAAAGTCCACCAGTATGGGGTCCACACCCTTTATAACGCCACCCAGAGCCTCTATCTTCTGGAAGAGCCGTCTTATGTCCATGTCAAGGTCATTTATATGGCTCTGCAAGTAGAGCTTTTCAAGCTCATCCCCTTCTTCTTCAAGTTTTGCCACACAGGAATAGAGCTCTTCCCTCTTTAAGTTTATTTCCTCAACTATGGGCTTTATGACCGCTATAAGGTCTCTTGCAGTATCAATGTCAAAGACTTTCATGGCTGATAAATTTAGTGCAAAAACACAGTAGAGCAACAGTTTGGTGATACCACCGGGTTCAATCCCAGACTCTTTGCGTATGTGAAAATACCTTCCGCCGGAAAGGTTATGCCATTCACTCCCGCATGAAGGGCGTATAGGTCAAGCCTTACCCTTTCCTGACCTGCAGGCCTTGCACATCCCACTACCACAGGTCTTTTTGGAAGAGCTTTTCTTGCATGAAGCAGAACTTTTGCACTCTCCTCAGGCTTTGGTGGAGGAAGAAGCTGGAAGCGAGCCTTCCCGTAGTAGGGCATAACAACCACGATAACAAGGGCTGATGGGTCAAACTGGGCAATCATGTCTATGGCTCTGTATTCACCCCTTATCTGTCCGTAGTGTAGCCCTATTATCACATGAGGAACTATGTTGTGGCCTGCTTCCTTAAGAAGCCTGAGGGACTCCTCATAATCTTTTGTGCTCTTGTGGGGCAGTTTGTAGACCTCTGCTATGGTCTGGTCGTCTCCTATTATATCAAGGAGGACCGCATCCACCTGAGCCTCTCTCAGTCCCTCTGCAAGCTCTCTGTCAACTAAACCCACATGACAGCTCACAAACATACCCAGCTCTTCCCTTATCCTCTTCATAGTATTTAAAAAAGGATAGAGCTCCACCACACCATCCCTGTTAGAACCTCCGGATATGAGAAGTCCATCGACTCCTTTATCCTTGAGCTCGTTTGCCACTTTCCAGAGCTCCTCAGGGCTTGTGGCAGGTATCATGTGCCAGAGTATCTTTGAGGCACAGTGGTCACACATGAGCTCGCAGTTTTTGCCAGTTATGGATATGTCCACAAACTTTGGACCAGTCTTTATAGAAAAGTCTTCCACCTCGTAGTGCTTAAAACCGGGGCTGTGAAAGTGTATATCTCTGCCAAAATTTTTCAACCTTAGCTCAAAGCCCTCAGAGAGCTCCTCAAGGAGGCTTGTGTCAAGCTCTACATCTTCAAGGGAGGGGTGGGTCGCTCCACCCCTGAAGTTCATTATCCGCACTTTATACCCTTCTCGTTGATAACCTTTGTAAGGGCATCCACAGCGGCCTGGCCTTTCAGAAGGCTGTTGACCTCTTCAGGGTTTGTGGGCTTTATTTTTGCTATCCATCCAGCACCATAAGGGTCGTCATTGGCAAGTGCGGGGTTGCCCTTGAGGGCCTCATTTACTTCCACCACCTCTCCCGTGAGGGGAGTAGGCACTGGTCCAACCCATTTACCACTCTCAATGGTTGCGATGCTCTTGCGTCTTTCTATGACCTTTCCAGCCTTCTTGGGCGTATAGGCCACAAGCCTTCCTGCCATGGCCGCTGCCACGGAGGTCAGACCCACCGTGTAAGTGCCATCCCCGTTGTCCTTTGCCCAGGTGAAGGCGTTTGCCTCCGGGTCCACGTCATAGAGAAGGTCCTCAGGTATGTTGCAGCCGTTGACTGTTGCCATGCTTTACCCTCCTTTATAGAAATTTTAAAAGGTTAGCACCTTATCAGCTTCCATTGCCCTGAGGGCAAACTCGCTGGCTGGAAATACCCCATCCAGCTCCGGTATAAGGTCCTCGGGCTTGTAGCCCAGTGAGTCTATCGCCTGCTTGCAGGAGTAGAACTTAACCCCCGCCTGCTTGGCATCCTTCATAAAGTCATAAACACTTTTTAGCTTTTTACCGTTTGGAGAAAGGCAGTTGGGTTCGGCCGGAAGTATCCTCTCTGCAACACCCTTCTTGAGAAGCCTTGTGCCGTCCATGTTGAAAAACACCTCCACCTCCGCCTCGTTGGCGGCCATGAGGGCTGCAATATAAAATGGTGATGCACATCTCCAGGGAGTTCTCGGACCGCTTGTCATGAGAATTATTACCTTCATGCCTCCACAGCCCTCCTGGCTTCAGCCTCCTCAGGGACACCCACAAAGGCAAGCTTACCATCTATTATGGTGGAGGGGACAGCTCTTACTATGAGCTTTTTTGCCCACATTCTGCCCTCCGGCTGTGCCACATCAAGCACCTCGTATTTAAAGCCATACTCTGCCTGAAGCTTCCTCCAGAGGGCATCTGCATCGGGGCACGTGGCACACCACTGTGAAACAAGCAGGATAACATGCTTATCTCTCGCTGCCATCATGTGCACCTCATACAGATTATATCCCATTCATCAATGTATTTTCTCATTTCTTCTATGGCATCTCTGCCATAGAGGAGGTCTTTTATGTCCCTATGAAGGTCAAGTGGTTTCATCTTCACAATCCAGCCTTCCCCATAAGGGTCGTAATTTATTATATCGGGCTGCTCCAGCACCTTTTCGTTTCTCTCCACCACCTCGCCCTCAACAAGGGCGTTTATAGGACCCGCCCATTTGCCACTTTCAAGGGATGCCACAGGCTTCCCTTTCTGCACCACCTTACCCACATTCTTTATACGGGCGTGCAGGAGCCTTCCAGCCCTGACCTGACCAACATCCGTAAGGCCCATGGTAACAGTTCCATCTTCGTTCACCTTCAACCAGGTCTGTGTCTCTATCTCGTAATAAAGGTCAAGGGGAACAACACACCCATTGTATTCCCATTCTCTTTCGCTTTCCAACCCCTGCACCACGCCCATGCTCTACTCCTATGCAAGTCCGAGCTTTTTGAGAACAGGGATAGGGTCTGAAAGGTTGTCCTTAAGCTTTACATCACCCACACTGTAGCCAAAGGCAAGCCCGAGGAGCTGCGTAAAGTATGCGGCAGGCACATCCACATCCGGCACACCCTTCATCATGAGCCTGTGGCGATACATCTCAAGTGATGCATGACATAGAGGACATTCTGTGGCTATTATGTCCGCACCGTTGCGTTTTGCGGTCTGTAGTATCATCATCACGAACTTCTCTGAGACCAATTCATCAGAGAGGGAGTGAGGTCCTCCACAGCACTGCGTGTGCATGGGCTCAAACTCTACGCTTGTGGCACCTGCGGCTTCGAGAAGGGCATTCATGTAATATGGATGTTCGTCGTCATCTGCCGTCTCCCTTTTCCTTGGTCTTGCCTCCTCATCCTGACCGCCTGCGTGGGCATAGGTTCTTGCGTAGAAGTGAGGCCTTGTGTAGAGACATCCGTAGTAGTTGGCAACCTTAAGGCCCCTGAGGGGCTTTCTTGTCCTCTCCTTCACCTTCTGTGGCCCCGCTTCGTGGTAGAACCACTCCAGTATGTGGTAGGTCTGGGGTATCTGGTCAAGGGGGTCCACACCACCCTCTCTCAGAAGGGCATTGACCCTGTCATAGACAGCTCTATCCGTTTCAAGAAAGTATTCTGCCCTCTGAAGGGAAAAGGAGCATCCGTTGCAGGGAGCCACTATTACATTGTGGCCCTGTCTTCTTGCAAGAGACATGTTTCTGGCATTCAGGAGCATGGTGCCCATAAAGGTCACGTTCTTGGACTCCATGGCACCACAGCAGTTGTAGTCTTCAAGGTAGTCAAGCTCAAGGCCGAGCTCCTTTGCCACTATTCTTGTAGATACATCATAAGACCTTGCTGCACCTTCAAGGGAACAGCCAGGATAGTATGCAACTCTTTTACCTATCACACCCATGTTAAACCTCCTTAGTGTAATGCACCTTCTTCCTGCATCACTTTGCGCAGGACCTGCTTGAACTTGCTCCAGTTCTTTGTTCTTGGATGGAAGAGCATGTGCTTGGCGTTCAGGACCAGGAAGCCTATGTTCATGGATTTGAGGGGCTTTACAGTTAACTGCTTTAGCCACTCTGGAGTTTCACCTATGAAGGGTATGGGCTTTTTGAGTATGGGGTCTTTGAAAACCCTGTATCCCTGCTTTTCTATCCATCCAAAGAGCAACTCTCCATCCTCTATCCTTCCATATTCAAGAACGGACTCGGTGAAGAACTTGTCAAACTTCTTGGAGGGATATTCCTCCACAAGCCCCTTCTTCGCCATCGCTCTGAGTATTGCCTTGAGCACCTCCTCAACGAGCACACCCTTTGGACATCTGTGCGTGCATTTGTGGCAGGAGACACACCTCCACATAACATCCGCACGCTTCTGAAGCTCATCTATCATACCCAGCCTTGCAAGGTATATGAAGTGTCTTGGATTGTATCTCTCATCCCAGTAGTTGTGGACGGGGCAAGAGGCAGTGCAGTAGGAGCACTGGTAGCACTGGGTTATGGTTTTGCCATCGGGAGAATTCATAACATCCTTGGCAAAGTCAAGGTCATAATCGTTTATCACCCTGGGGAGGATTATCAGGTTCCAGTCCCCAGAGACATCAACGCCGTCAATAACAAGCCTTTCTTTCCTCAAAATTCTCTCCGGCTCTACAAGGCTACGCTCGTGTATTGCCATGGTTATACCTCCAGAAGGTCTTCATTTCTTATAACACCAAGCAGTCTTCTTGCCATAACCCCGGCAGGGGGGAAGAAGCCCTTGGCACTGTGCATGGTGGACAGGGTCATGTAGTCCACATAGGTGGCGTATATCATGGCAAGGAATATGTCCACAAAGAGATACCCCTTTACCTTTATACCAAAGTCCAGAAGCTTTTCCTGAACCTGCTTGTATATGAGCTCAAACTCCTCGTAAGTTTCCCCATACATGCTCCTCTTTGGGGGCTCTTCCTTTAGAAAGACCACCGCACCACTCTCGCTCTCTGGGTCCCATATCCAGCTTGTCCACAGCACATACTGCTCAGGAAAGGTAAAGTGAAGTATCTCACTGGCTATATCCCTTGCAGACTTCCTGTCCACACCCCTTATCTCTTTTACAAACTTCTCCACCCT
This region includes:
- a CDS encoding glycine cleavage system protein H, whose translation is MATVNGCNIPEDLLYDVDPEANAFTWAKDNGDGTYTVGLTSVAAAMAGRLVAYTPKKAGKVIERRKSIATIESGKWVGPVPTPLTGEVVEVNEALKGNPALANDDPYGAGWIAKIKPTNPEEVNSLLKGQAAVDALTKVINEKGIKCG
- a CDS encoding DsrE family protein, yielding MKVIILMTSGPRTPWRCASPFYIAALMAANEAEVEVFFNMDGTRLLKKGVAERILPAEPNCLSPNGKKLKSVYDFMKDAKQAGVKFYSCKQAIDSLGYKPEDLIPELDGVFPASEFALRAMEADKVLTF
- a CDS encoding thioredoxin family protein, whose translation is MAARDKHVILLVSQWCATCPDADALWRKLQAEYGFKYEVLDVAQPEGRMWAKKLIVRAVPSTIIDGKLAFVGVPEEAEARRAVEA
- a CDS encoding glycine cleavage system protein H gives rise to the protein MGVVQGLESEREWEYNGCVVPLDLYYEIETQTWLKVNEDGTVTMGLTDVGQVRAGRLLHARIKNVGKVVQKGKPVASLESGKWAGPINALVEGEVVERNEKVLEQPDIINYDPYGEGWIVKMKPLDLHRDIKDLLYGRDAIEEMRKYIDEWDIICMRCT
- a CDS encoding CoB--CoM heterodisulfide reductase iron-sulfur subunit B family protein, encoding MGVIGKRVAYYPGCSLEGAARSYDVSTRIVAKELGLELDYLEDYNCCGAMESKNVTFMGTMLLNARNMSLARRQGHNVIVAPCNGCSFSLQRAEYFLETDRAVYDRVNALLREGGVDPLDQIPQTYHILEWFYHEAGPQKVKERTRKPLRGLKVANYYGCLYTRPHFYARTYAHAGGQDEEARPRKRETADDDEHPYYMNALLEAAGATSVEFEPMHTQCCGGPHSLSDELVSEKFVMMILQTAKRNGADIIATECPLCHASLEMYRHRLMMKGVPDVDVPAAYFTQLLGLAFGYSVGDVKLKDNLSDPIPVLKKLGLA
- a CDS encoding 4Fe-4S dicluster domain-containing protein, which translates into the protein MAIHERSLVEPERILRKERLVIDGVDVSGDWNLIILPRVINDYDLDFAKDVMNSPDGKTITQCYQCSYCTASCPVHNYWDERYNPRHFIYLARLGMIDELQKRADVMWRCVSCHKCTHRCPKGVLVEEVLKAILRAMAKKGLVEEYPSKKFDKFFTESVLEYGRIEDGELLFGWIEKQGYRVFKDPILKKPIPFIGETPEWLKQLTVKPLKSMNIGFLVLNAKHMLFHPRTKNWSKFKQVLRKVMQEEGALH